In the Armatimonadota bacterium genome, CAGCGAGACGTCTCCCATGGCCGCCAGGGTGTCGGGCAGGTGTCCGGTGGGGCCCATCGCGCCCGCCACGTACGCGCCCGGCGGGCAGGCCGCTCGGGCCAGCTTCGCGCCCAGGTAGTTGAGGTCGCGGACACGTCCCTCCAGCCCGTAGGGCGCCAGCTTGAGCCGCGTGCCGCCGAAGGTGTTGGTCTCGATGACATCCGCCCCGGCGGCGAGGTAGGCCCGGTGGATGCCCGCGACCACGTCGGGTCGGGTCTCGTTCCACAGCTCCGGGCAGGCGCCATCGACCAGGCCCGCCTCGAAGAGCATGGTGCCCATGGCGCCGTCGAGGATCAGCACCTCCGACGCCAGGCGCTCCACCAGTTCCTCGCCGCGTGCTCCCACCGTGTGTCCTCCACCACCGCCTACCGGAACTGCAGCGCCTCCAGGAACACCTCCTGGAACTCCGGGCGCGTCGCGAGCGGCACGTGCCGGATGCGCTGCGCCAGCGCCTCGGCCCGGCGGCGTTCGGTCTCGGAGACCAGCGCCATCTGAGCGCCCAGCCCGGCGGCGTTGCCCACGTAGTGCACCCGCTCGCGCCCCAGGCGCGGGATGAGGCCGATGCGCACGGCGCTGTCGACGTTCAGGTAGTTCCCAAACCCGCCGGCCAGCAGGAGCTCCGCCAGCCGGTCGTCCGGCGTGTCGGTCAGCCGCTGCAGCATCGCGATGCCGGCACGGATGGCGCCCTTGGCGAGCTGGAGCTGCCGGATGTCGCCCTGCGTCAGCACCACGGCCTCGCCGGTGGCGCTCTCGTCCGGCGTGACGACGACGAAGGCCGGTTGGCCATCGGGGAACACCGTCACCCGGCGGCGGAGGGCATCCGGGACGCCCGAAGGCGGCTCGGGGTGCAGGCGCCCGGAGGCGTCGACGACGCCTGCGTCCAGCAGCCCGGCGACCAGATCCAGGATGCCCGAGCCGCACAGGCCGGCGGGCGGGACGTCGCCGATGACGTGGTAGGCGACGTCCTGCGCGATGCGCACGCGGTCGATGGCGCCGCGGGCGGCCCGCATGCCGCAGCGCAGCTGCGCGCCCTCCAGCGCTGGCCCGGCGGGCGCCGAGCAGGCGACGAGGCCGTCGGGGCCGCCGAGCACCATCTCGCCGTTGGTCCCGATGTCCACGGCCAGACGTGGTGCGCGGGCGGCGTCCAGGCGCGTGGCCAGCGCCATCGCGGTGGCATCGGCCCCCACGAACCCCGCCACGATCGGCAGCAGGAAGACCGGGGTCGCGGGGGGCAGGCGCAGGCCCACCTCGGCGGCGCGCAGCCGCAGGCCGCGACGGACCGCGGGCGCGTAGGGCGCCTGCCCGACGTACGTCGGGTCCAGCCCGAGGAAGAGGTGGTGCATCACCGTGTTGCCCACCACCACCACCTTGTAGATGCGCTCACGGGCGATGGCGGCCTGGGCGCACGTGTCCTCGATCTGGGCGTTCAGGTGCTGGAGCAGCCGCACGTGCAGACGGCGCACGTGGGCAGGGTGCTCCTGCGCGAACGCGATGCGCGACATCAGGTCGCCGCCGAAGGCCGCCTGGGGATTCAGGCCGGATACCGTGGCCACCGTGGCGCCGGTCCAGAGATCGACCAGGTACGTGACGACCGTGGTGGTCCCGATGTCGACCGCGAGCCCGAAGGCCTCGGCGCGCGTGTCGCCGGGCTCGACGGCCAGGAGCAGCTTGTCGGCGCACACCACGGTGAGCCCGTGGCGCGCCGTGCGCAGGAGCGCCGGCAGCCGGCGGAGGGCATCGAGGGCCACGTCGTCGGGAAGCCCTGCACCGGCCAGGGCCCCGCCGGGTGCGTCCGCGAGCGCCCGCGCTACCTCCTCCAGGTCGGAGGACGGTCGCGTCTCGTCGTCGGGCGGGGAGGGGACGACGTAGGTCTTGACCACGCCCGCGTCGAGCACCAGCCCGGGGGCCGTCCGCACGGCCGCCGTGGCGGTCACGATCTGGAACCCCGCCTCGTCGATCGGCGGCGCCACCAGCACGGTGAGGTCGGTCCACGCCTCGGCCTGGCAGGCCAGCCGGTAGCGGTCGCGCACCGCGTCGTCGCCCAGCTGGACGCGGTCGGCGAGCGTGGGAGGCGGCGGTGTGCCGGCGGTGATCTGCACCCGGCAGCTGCGACACCGGCCGCGCGCACCGCACGTGGCGACGATCTCCACGCCGGCACGCTGGGCGGCCTGCAGCAGCGTCGTGCCCGCCGGCACCGCGACGTGCTGCTGCGCGGGCGCGAACGTCACGGCGACGGCCTGGGGCAGGGAGGACGTCTGCGGGGCATGCATGACGGGATGCTGCACCTGGCCGCGCGGCCTCACGGCGCGCCGGTGGGCACGAGGCCGTAGAGGCCCGAGACGGACTTGCTGGGGCGCATGACGCAACTCTCGGTGAGGCGCACCGTCAGCGCACTCCCGGCGAACGCGGCGAAGAGCAGACGCTGCTCCTCCAGCGCCCACCCCGCGAACCCGGGCGCCATGCGGGCGGTGAGGCGGTACCCCCGGCGTCGCGCGTCGGCGGCCAGCAGCTGGCGCACGTCGCGCAGCAACCCGTCGATGGCCACCCAGCCGGCGGTGTCGAGCAGGAGACCTTCGACCAGGTGTTCCTCGCGCACCAGCGCCTGCGCGCGCCGCTCGAGCGCCGCCCCGATCGTGAGCACCAGGAGGACGGCCTCGGTCGCGCCCGCCAGACGGTGCGCCAGCGTCCTGCTGTGGAAGACCACGCCATCGTCCAGCGCCACACGCCCTTGTGGGTCCACGCTGCGCACCGACAGGCGGCGCAGCCACCCGCGGGGCTCGAGCAGCGTCTCCGCGGCCGCGGCCATCTGCCGCGCGATCTCGCGCAAGCGCGGGGCCACCTCCGCAGGCCTGCGGTACTTGTGCAGGCGCAGCACGAGGTCGGGGTCCACGCGCGGAGGCCGCAGGCGTAGCTCGTCGATCATGGCCGGACCGAGGAGGCACGCACGTAAGTGGCGTTCGCCCCGGCGCGTACCGTTCCTACTCTCCCACGGCCGGCGTCGGACGGGGGCAGTCCAGCCGGGCGGCGCCCCCCGACGCCGGTCAGGCCTGCAGGCCCAGGATCGTACCGTCGTCATCGATGTCGATCTCCCGCGCGCGGGGTCGCGCGCCCAGCGCGGGCATCGTCAGCATCTCGCCGGCGAGCGCCAACACGAACCCCGCACCGGCCCGCACCGCTGCATCCCGGATCCGCAGCACGACGCCCGCGGGCACGCCGCGCAGCTGCGGCCGGTCGCTGAGCGAGTACTGGGTCTTGGCGATGCAGACGGGCAGCCGGCCGTATCCCCAGGTCTCGGCTTCCGCCAGCCGCGCGCGGGCGGCGTCGGCGAACTCCACGCCGGCGGCGTTGTAGACCACCTGCGCCACCGTGCGGATCTTCTCCGCCAGCGGGGCGCCGGCAGGGTAGAGCCTGCCGCCGTCCGGGAGGGCCCCGTCGGTCTCCGGTCCGGGCGCCTCCTGGGCCACCCGGCACACCAGGTCGGCCACCTCCAAAGCGCCCTCCCCACCGGCGTCGTACGCGCGCGAGATGGCCGCGGGCACGCTCCAGGCCCGCGCGGCGTCCAGGACCGCAGCCTGCTCCCCCGGCGCATCCGTCGTGAAGGCGTTGACGCAGACCACCGGTCGCATGCCCAGGCGCCGGACGATGCCGACGTGATGGCCGAGCAGCGGCAGCCCGGCCCGGAGCGCCTCCTCGTCGGGCGCCGCCAGCTGCTCGACCGGCAGGCCGCCATGGTATTTCAGGGCACGGGTCGTGACCACGACCACCGCGACGGCGGGCCGGGGACCGCCGTGGGCGCCGACGATGTGGACGAACTTCTCCGCACCCAGGTCGGCGCCGAACCCCGCCTCCACGACCACGTAGGACGCCAGCCGGCGTGCCAGGTGCAGCGCCACCAGCGAGCTGGTGCCATGGGCGATGTTGGCGAACGGTCCGGCGTGCACCAGTGCCGGACCACCTTCCTGCGTCTGCACCAGGTTGGGCAGCAGCGCGTCCCGCAGCAGCGCGGCCATCGCGCCGGCCACCCCCACGTCGTCGGCGGTCACCGGCGCCCCGGCCGGCGTCGCGCCCACCACGATACGCCCCAGCCGTTGCCGCAGGTCGCGGTACGACGTGGCCAGGGCCAGGATCGCCATCACCTCCGATGCCGCCGTGATCTCGAAGCGGTCCTCGCGGGGGGTCTGGTCCAGGGCCACCAGCACCCGGCGCAGGGCGCGGTCGTTGACGTCGAGGACGCGGGGCAGGAACACGCGCGCCGGGTCCACCCGGGGCTCGCGTTTCCGGTACAGGTGGTCGTCGAGCGCCGCGGCCAGCAGGTTGTGGGCGGAGGTCACCGCGTGCAGGTCGCCGGTGAAGTGCAGGTTGATGGCCTCGGCCGGTTCGACCGTGGCGCGTCCGCCGCCGGTGGCCCCGCCCTTCTGGCCGAAGATCGGTCCCATGGAGGGCTCCCGCAGGCAGACGATGGCACGTTCGCCCAGCCGCCAGAGCGCCTGGGCCAGGCCGATGGCGGTGGTGGTCTTGCCCTCGCCCGCGGGCGTCGGGTTGATGGACGTGACGAGGATCACCCGCCCGCGCGCCCGCGCCTCCAGCCGCGCCAGGGCCCGCAGCGACACCTTTGCGATCCACGGGCCGTAGGGGATCAGGTCATCGGCGGTCAACCCGATCTGGCGTGCGACGTCGGCGATCGGGCGCAGGCGCGGACGTGCGGGGACCGGCTCGCGCAGCGGCCTCACGGGCGCACCTTGAGGAAGTCGAAGGCACCGGCCCGCGCCGCGGTCAGGTAGCGCCGGCAGAAGTCGTCGTGCCCCAGCAGCATCTCCGCGGTGGCCAGCTGCGCCATGAGGCGCCGGTCCAGCGGATCGAGGATGAAGGCGTCCATGCCATGGGCCAGGCAGAGCACGAGGAACACCTGGTTGATCTGCGCCCGATGGGGCAACCCGAACGAGACGTTGCTGAGGCCGCAGATGGTGCGGATCCCAGGGTAGCGGGCCTTGATCAGGTCCAGCGCCTCCAGGAAGACCGCCACGCACCGGCTGTCGGTCGCGATGGGGAACACCAGGGGGTCCACCAGGATGTCGGCGAAGGGCACGCCGGCATCGGTCAGGCCGTCGACGAGGCGCGCGGCCAGTTCCAGCCGCCCCTGGGCCGTGGCCGGAATCCCCGTGTCGTCCATGCACAGCGCGACGACCTCCGGTTGGAACTCCTTGATCACGGGGAGCAGGCGCGTCCAGCGATCGTGCTCCAGGTTGATCGAGTCCAGGAGCGCGCGGCCGCGGTGGACTTCCAGGCCGCGCCGCAGCGCAGCGGGGTTGGGGCTGTCGATGGAGAGCCGGACGTCCAGCGCGTCCTGGATCGTGCGCACCGCCCACTCCATGCACGCCACCTCGTCCTCCATGAGGGTGGCGCAGTTCACGTCGACGAGGTGCGCGCCCGCGTCCACCTGGCGACGGGCCAGGTCGACGATGGCAGCGGCGTCCCGGGCCTCCAGGAGCGGCTGGATCTGCCGGCGCGTCGAGTTGATCAGCTCGCCGACGATCAGCGTGCGGGGGCGGATACTCGTCGCCCATCACCTCCCGTGGGCAGCCGGGCGGGATGCGGTCCTCCGCCCTGGAAGTGGACGAGCCAGGAGCAGCGATCGCGGTGCGCTTCGGGCACAGCGGGGATCAGCAGGTGCTCGAGGTCGTCCAGCCGGCCGGCGGCCTTGGCCAGGCGGTAGATCCGGTGGTGGATGCACTCGTGCGCCGCGACCTCGCAGCGGCCGTCGCGGCTGCCGCCACAGGGGCCGTTGGCCAGTCCCTTGGGACACGTCTCCGGGCACACGTACGCGGTGGCGGGCAGGCGGCAGAAGCCGCAGCGCCGACAGCCGACCAGCGGGCCCTTCACCGCACCCTCCAGCGCTGCCAGCAGGGCGTCAGCGCCCGCGCGGCCCTCCAGCGCCCGCACCAGCGGACCGAGCACGCGGGCCCCGGCGGAGCCGTCGTGGAACACAGCCCGGTCGACGGCGTCCAGCAGGCGAAACCGGAGCGCCTCGACGCGCCCGGGCCGTGCGCCGTCTACGGGGAACGCCCCGTCGAGGTAGTAGCCATCGTCCGGCGCGACGCGCGCCTGACGGCCATCGGGGAGGGTGAGCATCTCCCCCCAGGCCTGCTGCCACGCGTCTAGGTCGGGGCAGGCGGTGGCGACGGCGTCGACCTCCTCCAGCAACCGTTCGACCTTCGGCCAGGTGTGCAGGCCGCTGACCTGCGCGCCTGCATACCCCAGCAGCCGGACGCCCACGATCTGCAACGCCAGGCGGCGAAACGCCGCCGCCTGGCCCCCGTCGGGCGCACACGCCTCTTCCTCCAGCCGCCGCGCCAGCTCGTCGGTGACGACGACGCCCGGCAGCGGGGTCTGCCGCAGGCGGCGGCAGCCGCGCGGGGTGAGCCACAGCAGGCCCGCCACCAGCGGGACGTCGTAACCGCGGGCCGCCAGCACGGCGCGGGCCTCGTGGTACTTCCGCATGTCCCAGCCGATCTGCGTGATGAGCACATCGGCGCCGGCCCGCACTTTCTTCCCAGCTTTCAGGTACTGCCCCAGCAGTTCCTCCTCGCGGTACTTGAACGGGCACACTGCCGCGGCCAGCAGCGCCCCCGGCGCCTGCTGCCGCGCCTGCGCCAGCGCCAGCACCGCATCGAGGTAGCGCACCGGGCGATCGCGGGGCGGGGCGCGCAGGGCGTCGCCGGTGACCAGCAGGAAGGCGTCCAGGCCGGCAGCCTGCGCCCGCCTCAGGGCCGCGTCGAGGTCGGCCGGCGACCGGTCCTTGCCGGCCAGGTGCACCAGCGGCACCACGCCCGTGGCCGCCGCCAGGTGGGCCCCGATCGCGACGGGATCGTGGTCGTGGTCGGATCGACTCCGGTCGGTGAGCGCGATGGCCGCCACGCGCCCGTCGCTGGCTGCGGCGCGGGCCAGCGCCACGATGGGGCGGACCGCGTCGTCGAACGGCTGGCTGGCCGTCGGCGACGCCACCTCAACGGTCAGGAAGAAGCGGCCGTCGGCCAGCGCGTCGCGGACGCGGTTGTGCCGCGGGCGCACTGCCGGAGGCAGATGCGCCCCGGCGGAGGTCGGCACGACGCGAGGGGCACTCACCGACGCTGCCAGTGTGCAAAGCAGGCGCACGACCGGGCAATCACCGGTTTCAGGGAGTCGCTGGCGGGGCAGCGCATGCAGGACGAAGGACGCTTCAGAGGTGCCGGCGGAGGGAGATGGTGTCCAAGCAACGTCCAAGCAGCGCCACGCAGTGCGCCACCGTGTGGCACGCCACCATCCCCCTGTGCGGCGGCCGGGGGCGCTACTTCTGGAGGTAGCGCACCACGGCTTCGGTGCGCGTGCGAACCTGCAGCTTGGCGAAGATGTTGCGCAGGTGGTGGTGCACCGTCCAGCCGCTGATGCCCAGGCGCGCGGCGATCTCCCGGTCGAGGTAGCCCTTGCTGAGGTAATCGAGGATCTCCTGTTCCCGCGGCGTCAGGCGCGCCATGGCCGTCGTCTCCGCCCCTGCGGACGCGGCGAACAGGCCCTCGAAGTAGCGGCGAATGCGCAGAGCCGCCTGGGCGGCGGTCAGCGGCCGGGCGGCGGCGGGCGGCCCCAGAGGCTCCAGCAGCCGCGCCGGCGGTCGACGGCGCAGGATGTACCCCCCGCTCACCCCGCCAAACGACAGGAAGAGCTGATCGCTGTCCGCGTAGACGCCATAGGTGAACACCGGCAGGTCGGGGCGCTGTGCCGCGAGCTGCGCCTGGGCGCTGGCTGCATCGGGCAGCGCGCGGTTGAGCAGGACGGCTGCGGCCGCCAGGCGCGGGCCCAGACGCAGGAGCTCGCGCGGATCGCCAACGGTCGCCGCCGTCCAGCCCTCGGGATGGAGGGCCAGGCAGGCCGCCATGGCACGCTGCACGCCCGCGTCGGGCTCGACCACGCAGAGCAGCGTGGCGGCGCGCGGCCGGGGTCGTGCGTGGGCGACGGGCAGTGTCGTCGCCTCCGCGGCAGGCGGTGCCGTCGCGGCCGCGGGCACCGCAGGCTCGGTGTACAACGTCGTGTACGTCGACGCCAGCGGGTTCATCGACCAGAACACCGCCACGGTGATCTCCCGGGGCACCAGAGCGCGCACGCGGGCCCATCCCTCCTCGAGCACGGTGCGGTAGATCGTGGCCGCGCGCCGGGCCGCCTGCGCGACGTCGGCGGTGCCCAGCGGCACGTAGTGGCTCTCGCCGGCGTGCTCGATGCGCGCCGAGAGCTCGCCCGCGTGGTGCGGCCGCAGGCCCTCGGTGTAGCGGCGCACGAGCAGGCGCGGGCGCCAGTCGCGTGGATGCAGGCCGGGCGCGGCCGCAACGGCGGCGTCGCGGCCTCCTGCGTCGCGGCGCGAGCGGTCCTGCGCGGCCGGGGCCACGGTGGCCTCCCAGCCCCGCGTCACGATGGTCCTGTAGAGCGCGCGCGCCCGCCGGGCGGCCGTCTGACGCGGGACAGCCCCCAGGGAGAACGTCCGCCGACGCCCCCGGTACTGGATCTTCACGATCCAGGTGCGCAGCCGGATCAGCCGTCCCCGCCGCGTGTACGACGCCGGGGTCACCCGCGCGGCCCAGTAGCGCAGGCTGGCGCGGTCGACGGCGTGGCCCGGTCGCCGGGCGCCCGTACTCCCACGGCGTGCTGCAGGACCCAGGCCCGGGGCGCCTACGCTTCCCTGGCGTGCCGCGCGTCCCGGTTGCAAAGCCCCCCGGCTCCCTCGGCGTGCCGTGCGTTCCGGTTGCAAATCGTCCCCGGTCCCCCGGCGTGCCGGGCCGCCCGATCCCCGGGCGTCCACCCCGTGCAAGTCCCCGCTGCTTGGACGCTGCTTGGACATCTCTCCAGCAGGTTCGCTGGCGGCGTCCGCGGTCCTGCGCCCCTCTGGCGTGCCGCCGGGGATGGCCCTGTGGCGCGGTCTCGCCCAAACCGGGGATTGCGCGCCGCAGCGCCGTCCCGGGAGCAATTCGCAGCGCAGCCGCAGCGCCGCCAGGGCGCGTCGGGTTCGGGAGCGAACGGTGGGAAGAGGCACACCAGCACGGTAGCCGCGACCGCGGCGACTGATGCTGGCGGAGGTACCGGGCCCAGGGGGAAAGAGCGCACGCCAGGGTGGTGGCGCTAGCGTGGTGGCGCGGGAGGCGAGCGGGTGAAGACGGATGCCCAGGCGGTGATCATCGGTGGTGGCGTCTACGGGTGCAGCGTCGCCTACCACCTGACGGCCCTCGGCTGGCGCGACGTGGTGCTGGTGGAGAAGGGCCGTCTGACCGGTGGCGCGACGTTCCACGCAGCGGGCCTAGTGGGCCAGCTGCGGGCGACGCTGGGCCTCACCCGCATGATCATGTACAGCGTCGAGCTGTACCGCCGCCTGGCGGCCGAGACCGGGCAGGATCCCGACTGGCGCGAGACCGGCAGCCTGCGGCTGGCCGCGACCCCCGACCGGCTGGTGGAACTGCGCCGCCACGTGGCCACCGCCAGGACGTACGGCCTGGAGATGCACCTGCTGACGCCGCGGGAAGCCGTCGCCCTGTTTCCGGTCATGAGCGACCGCGACCTGCTGGGGGCGGCCTACGTGCCCACCGACGGCAGCGTCGACCCCACCGGGCTGACCCTGGCCCTCGCCCGCGGCGCCCGGGCCCGGGGCGCCGAGATCCACGAGGGGGTCGAGGTGAGAGAGATTCTCACCCGGAACGGCCGCGTGCGTGGCGTGGTTACCTCGCACGGCACCATCACGGCCGAGGTGGTCGTCAACACCGCCGGCATCTGGGGGCGGGAGCTCGCCGCGCGGGTGGGCGTGGTCGTGCCCATCTACCCCATCGAGCACCAGTACCTCCTGACGGGCCCCATCGACGGGCTGCGCCGGGGCCTGCCGGTGGTGCGCGACCCCGATCTGCTGATCTACTTCCGCGAGGAGGCACGCGGCCTGTGCCTGGGTGGCTACGAGCGCCATCCCCTGCCGTGGGGAGTCGATGGCATCCCGCCCGACTTCCACCACCGGCTGCTGCCACCCAACTGGGAGCAGTTCGAGCCGTTGGCCCGCAACGCCGCCCGGCGCATTCCGGCCCTGGAGACCGCGGGGGTGCGCGAGCTGGTCAACGGCCCCGATGGCATCACCGCCGACGGCGAGCTGATCCTGGGCGAAGCGCCGCAGCTGCGCGGGTTCTTCGTCGCCTGCGGCACGCCGGGCATCGCCTCCGCCGGCGGCGTCGGCCGCGTCCTGGCCCAGTGGATCGTGGAGGGCGACCCCGGGCTGGACGTCTGG is a window encoding:
- a CDS encoding formate--tetrahydrofolate ligase, which gives rise to MRPLREPVPARPRLRPIADVARQIGLTADDLIPYGPWIAKVSLRALARLEARARGRVILVTSINPTPAGEGKTTTAIGLAQALWRLGERAIVCLREPSMGPIFGQKGGATGGGRATVEPAEAINLHFTGDLHAVTSAHNLLAAALDDHLYRKREPRVDPARVFLPRVLDVNDRALRRVLVALDQTPREDRFEITAASEVMAILALATSYRDLRQRLGRIVVGATPAGAPVTADDVGVAGAMAALLRDALLPNLVQTQEGGPALVHAGPFANIAHGTSSLVALHLARRLASYVVVEAGFGADLGAEKFVHIVGAHGGPRPAVAVVVVTTRALKYHGGLPVEQLAAPDEEALRAGLPLLGHHVGIVRRLGMRPVVCVNAFTTDAPGEQAAVLDAARAWSVPAAISRAYDAGGEGALEVADLVCRVAQEAPGPETDGALPDGGRLYPAGAPLAEKIRTVAQVVYNAAGVEFADAARARLAEAETWGYGRLPVCIAKTQYSLSDRPQLRGVPAGVVLRIRDAAVRAGAGFVLALAGEMLTMPALGARPRAREIDIDDDGTILGLQA
- a CDS encoding response regulator transcription factor, translated to MTPASYTRRGRLIRLRTWIVKIQYRGRRRTFSLGAVPRQTAARRARALYRTIVTRGWEATVAPAAQDRSRRDAGGRDAAVAAAPGLHPRDWRPRLLVRRYTEGLRPHHAGELSARIEHAGESHYVPLGTADVAQAARRAATIYRTVLEEGWARVRALVPREITVAVFWSMNPLASTYTTLYTEPAVPAAATAPPAAEATTLPVAHARPRPRAATLLCVVEPDAGVQRAMAACLALHPEGWTAATVGDPRELLRLGPRLAAAAVLLNRALPDAASAQAQLAAQRPDLPVFTYGVYADSDQLFLSFGGVSGGYILRRRPPARLLEPLGPPAAARPLTAAQAALRIRRYFEGLFAASAGAETTAMARLTPREQEILDYLSKGYLDREIAARLGISGWTVHHHLRNIFAKLQVRTRTEAVVRYLQK
- a CDS encoding methylenetetrahydrofolate reductase C-terminal domain-containing protein — translated: MPTSAGAHLPPAVRPRHNRVRDALADGRFFLTVEVASPTASQPFDDAVRPIVALARAAASDGRVAAIALTDRSRSDHDHDPVAIGAHLAAATGVVPLVHLAGKDRSPADLDAALRRAQAAGLDAFLLVTGDALRAPPRDRPVRYLDAVLALAQARQQAPGALLAAAVCPFKYREEELLGQYLKAGKKVRAGADVLITQIGWDMRKYHEARAVLAARGYDVPLVAGLLWLTPRGCRRLRQTPLPGVVVTDELARRLEEEACAPDGGQAAAFRRLALQIVGVRLLGYAGAQVSGLHTWPKVERLLEEVDAVATACPDLDAWQQAWGEMLTLPDGRQARVAPDDGYYLDGAFPVDGARPGRVEALRFRLLDAVDRAVFHDGSAGARVLGPLVRALEGRAGADALLAALEGAVKGPLVGCRRCGFCRLPATAYVCPETCPKGLANGPCGGSRDGRCEVAAHECIHHRIYRLAKAAGRLDDLEHLLIPAVPEAHRDRCSWLVHFQGGGPHPARLPTGGDGRRVSAPAR
- a CDS encoding vitamin B12 dependent-methionine synthase activation domain-containing protein, translating into MIDELRLRPPRVDPDLVLRLHKYRRPAEVAPRLREIARQMAAAAETLLEPRGWLRRLSVRSVDPQGRVALDDGVVFHSRTLAHRLAGATEAVLLVLTIGAALERRAQALVREEHLVEGLLLDTAGWVAIDGLLRDVRQLLAADARRRGYRLTARMAPGFAGWALEEQRLLFAAFAGSALTVRLTESCVMRPSKSVSGLYGLVPTGAP
- a CDS encoding dihydropteroate synthase: MRPRTLIVGELINSTRRQIQPLLEARDAAAIVDLARRQVDAGAHLVDVNCATLMEDEVACMEWAVRTIQDALDVRLSIDSPNPAALRRGLEVHRGRALLDSINLEHDRWTRLLPVIKEFQPEVVALCMDDTGIPATAQGRLELAARLVDGLTDAGVPFADILVDPLVFPIATDSRCVAVFLEALDLIKARYPGIRTICGLSNVSFGLPHRAQINQVFLVLCLAHGMDAFILDPLDRRLMAQLATAEMLLGHDDFCRRYLTAARAGAFDFLKVRP
- a CDS encoding ASKHA domain-containing protein is translated as MQHPVMHAPQTSSLPQAVAVTFAPAQQHVAVPAGTTLLQAAQRAGVEIVATCGARGRCRSCRVQITAGTPPPPTLADRVQLGDDAVRDRYRLACQAEAWTDLTVLVAPPIDEAGFQIVTATAAVRTAPGLVLDAGVVKTYVVPSPPDDETRPSSDLEEVARALADAPGGALAGAGLPDDVALDALRRLPALLRTARHGLTVVCADKLLLAVEPGDTRAEAFGLAVDIGTTTVVTYLVDLWTGATVATVSGLNPQAAFGGDLMSRIAFAQEHPAHVRRLHVRLLQHLNAQIEDTCAQAAIARERIYKVVVVGNTVMHHLFLGLDPTYVGQAPYAPAVRRGLRLRAAEVGLRLPPATPVFLLPIVAGFVGADATAMALATRLDAARAPRLAVDIGTNGEMVLGGPDGLVACSAPAGPALEGAQLRCGMRAARGAIDRVRIAQDVAYHVIGDVPPAGLCGSGILDLVAGLLDAGVVDASGRLHPEPPSGVPDALRRRVTVFPDGQPAFVVVTPDESATGEAVVLTQGDIRQLQLAKGAIRAGIAMLQRLTDTPDDRLAELLLAGGFGNYLNVDSAVRIGLIPRLGRERVHYVGNAAGLGAQMALVSETERRRAEALAQRIRHVPLATRPEFQEVFLEALQFR